The following are from one region of the Salicibibacter kimchii genome:
- the thiT gene encoding energy-coupled thiamine transporter ThiT — MQKRTLIMVEIALMTALAFMLSFVKFPGPWVQGGSISLIMVPIFIMAFRRGWRVGVLTGALVGIVNLMYNASIIHPIQMLLDYPVPYAVLGLAALFAFQNSEGELSVGWALIGLLFAGSLRFLSHVISGIVWFGSFTPEGMNVYLYSIGYNISYLLPEILITLVVLYILSRAQPDFFQMKKTTPVVS; from the coding sequence ATGCAAAAACGAACGCTAATTATGGTTGAAATTGCCTTGATGACGGCACTCGCGTTTATGTTGAGCTTCGTGAAGTTTCCCGGCCCCTGGGTGCAAGGCGGCTCAATTTCTCTTATCATGGTGCCGATTTTTATTATGGCTTTTCGACGCGGATGGCGCGTTGGGGTACTTACGGGGGCACTCGTTGGGATCGTAAATTTGATGTATAATGCCTCGATTATTCACCCGATCCAAATGTTGTTGGATTACCCGGTGCCATACGCGGTTCTCGGGCTTGCGGCATTGTTTGCTTTTCAAAATAGCGAGGGTGAATTATCAGTGGGCTGGGCGCTTATCGGTTTACTATTCGCCGGCTCCCTCCGTTTTTTATCCCACGTCATCTCCGGTATCGTTTGGTTTGGGAGCTTCACCCCGGAAGGAATGAATGTCTACCTCTATTCGATTGGTTACAACATTTCCTACTTGTTGCCGGAAATTTTGATCACCCTTGTGGTCCTCTACATCCTATCCAGGGCACAGCCTGATTTTTTTCAAATGAAAAAAACAACCCCGGTTGTCTCTTAG
- a CDS encoding YhgE/Pip domain-containing protein, translated as MKGFIAEWKAIFADKKMLISIIGILLIPVLYGGILLSAFWDPYGQLEELPVAIVNEDEGAELDGEEVNAGDEFVDELLESEDFNWHVTDADEAQRGFDAFDYYLYVFIPSSFSENVSSLQDEDPESGMIYYDINEDVNFAASQMGTQAVDTIEEELSRTLTETYVEVIDDAYTELTDAAVELEEGAETLADGIDSAFENMGSLTEGLSDLHEGAGSLHEGTNEAAEGTHELRTEVEAFAELFHNSEEIDQWEDTLNEMQADVTSARAYFESDDAAQLEQSLRSLDENWSAARSSLQSAEDSLSQLEDRLEGVDQSVQDAQGTLDDIREMNDRLDQWQNRANESLNDLESLAGVCYEWQERLGEWNDADEEAQGLSDYIAEHYPEDEELQSYADTFSETIDGMDSENVQPCQQVDETVNALNETYDDMGSATPELSEQLDTIGADFNETVDAISGGQEDVSNWINEVSQELESVRDATPEGIGDGDVELLEVFPQARSTLADLDESLSQADEVLSSVDATLDETEQAVQTLDEGLQELNEGADELSSEMQEAFQGGLEIEDGLEELDEGSQELHENLETLAETLLENELTEEQQALFTSPVESVSESETMDYTYGEGLSPYFLSLGLFVGGLTLSIVYPFYHPLAEHKTAWDWFCGKLGVVWTVATIQTIALSGFTFFGLGLEIASPVWFSFFMWLSSLSFTALIFMLVAILDNPGRYIAIILLIIQLGGSGGSFPVELVPPFFQHVHAWLPMTYSVDGLRATIMMGEPGLLLETWPLLLILLVSLAATFLFFSIKHMKGTES; from the coding sequence TTGAAAGGTTTTATTGCCGAATGGAAGGCAATTTTCGCAGACAAAAAAATGCTCATATCGATCATCGGCATTCTATTGATTCCGGTTTTGTATGGAGGCATTCTGCTTTCGGCTTTCTGGGACCCGTACGGGCAGCTTGAAGAGCTTCCCGTTGCTATTGTGAATGAAGATGAAGGAGCTGAATTGGACGGAGAAGAAGTGAATGCCGGAGATGAATTCGTAGACGAACTTCTGGAAAGTGAAGATTTCAATTGGCATGTGACGGATGCCGATGAAGCGCAACGAGGCTTCGATGCGTTCGATTATTATTTATACGTTTTCATCCCTTCTTCTTTTTCTGAAAACGTTTCTTCTTTACAGGACGAGGATCCTGAAAGTGGAATGATTTATTATGATATCAATGAGGACGTTAACTTCGCTGCCTCGCAAATGGGCACGCAGGCGGTGGACACGATTGAAGAGGAACTGTCCCGGACTTTAACGGAAACCTATGTGGAAGTTATCGATGATGCATATACCGAGCTGACAGATGCGGCTGTTGAGCTTGAAGAGGGGGCTGAAACGCTTGCGGACGGTATCGATTCGGCGTTTGAAAACATGGGCTCTCTCACGGAAGGGTTGTCGGACCTGCATGAAGGTGCCGGATCCTTACATGAAGGAACGAATGAAGCTGCTGAAGGCACCCATGAATTGCGAACGGAAGTCGAGGCTTTCGCGGAGCTTTTCCATAACAGTGAAGAAATCGATCAATGGGAAGACACGTTGAACGAGATGCAAGCGGATGTTACAAGCGCCCGCGCTTATTTCGAAAGCGACGATGCAGCACAACTGGAACAATCCCTTCGTTCCCTTGATGAAAATTGGTCGGCTGCACGTTCTTCCCTGCAATCAGCCGAAGATTCGCTGAGCCAATTGGAAGATCGCCTTGAGGGCGTTGACCAATCCGTTCAAGACGCACAAGGTACCCTCGATGATATCCGCGAGATGAATGATCGCCTAGATCAATGGCAAAACCGGGCAAATGAAAGCTTGAATGATCTGGAATCGCTTGCAGGGGTCTGTTACGAATGGCAAGAGCGGCTTGGCGAATGGAATGACGCCGATGAAGAAGCTCAAGGTTTATCCGATTATATTGCTGAACACTACCCGGAAGATGAAGAATTGCAAAGCTACGCGGATACATTTTCAGAGACCATAGACGGGATGGACTCTGAAAATGTTCAACCGTGCCAACAAGTCGATGAAACCGTAAATGCCTTAAATGAGACGTATGATGATATGGGCAGTGCAACTCCGGAGCTTTCAGAGCAACTCGATACCATCGGTGCAGATTTCAATGAAACCGTTGATGCGATTTCCGGTGGACAGGAAGATGTGTCAAACTGGATAAATGAAGTAAGTCAGGAGTTGGAGAGTGTTCGTGACGCCACACCGGAGGGAATCGGTGATGGGGACGTTGAGCTATTGGAAGTGTTTCCGCAGGCAAGATCCACATTGGCCGATCTGGATGAATCCCTTTCCCAAGCAGACGAGGTATTATCTTCCGTAGACGCTACGCTCGATGAAACTGAACAAGCGGTGCAAACGCTTGATGAAGGGCTGCAAGAGCTGAACGAAGGGGCTGACGAACTTTCATCGGAAATGCAAGAGGCCTTCCAAGGTGGCTTGGAAATTGAAGATGGGCTCGAAGAACTCGATGAAGGTTCCCAAGAACTGCACGAAAACCTTGAGACACTGGCTGAAACGTTATTGGAAAATGAGCTAACCGAAGAGCAACAGGCGCTCTTCACTTCCCCCGTTGAATCCGTGTCGGAAAGTGAAACCATGGATTACACGTACGGCGAAGGCCTCTCTCCTTATTTCTTATCGTTGGGATTGTTCGTCGGAGGTTTGACGCTGTCGATTGTCTACCCGTTTTACCATCCGTTGGCTGAACACAAAACGGCTTGGGATTGGTTTTGCGGTAAATTGGGAGTCGTTTGGACAGTGGCTACGATCCAAACGATCGCGCTAAGCGGATTCACCTTCTTCGGGCTTGGTTTGGAAATTGCCAGCCCTGTTTGGTTTTCATTTTTCATGTGGCTTTCCAGCCTATCATTTACGGCACTGATTTTCATGCTCGTTGCCATCTTAGATAATCCCGGACGTTATATCGCGATTATCTTATTGATCATACAGCTGGGAGGTAGTGGAGGTTCCTTTCCCGTGGAACTCGTCCCTCCATTCTTTCAGCACGTACACGCTTGGCTCCCGATGACGTATTCTGTGGATGGCCTGCGGGCTACGATCATGATGGGCGAACCGGGATTATTGCTTGAAACATGGCCGTTGCTTTTGATTTTACTTGTGTCACTGGCAGCAACCTTTCTGTTTTTTTCCATCAAGCACATGAAAGGGACTGAATCATAA
- a CDS encoding TetR/AcrR family transcriptional regulator: MITNKRATILEAAKRTFSMFGYKGTSVAHVAKLAGIGKGTIYTEFKNKEEMLEAVMDDILQELGNIFERVKHESERSILKMHRALYDTLQYRKEHQLLTHLTEEVNVHGTKEAVSAMQKVEDFIINALEQAVAQGVKRGRLQVMDTEITAFTIYKLYIAFIVDWEEKKRPLTEEELFQVFENHIFNGIVVR; the protein is encoded by the coding sequence ATGATCACGAACAAACGAGCAACGATTTTAGAGGCAGCGAAACGGACGTTTTCCATGTTTGGCTATAAAGGCACATCGGTCGCCCACGTTGCCAAACTCGCCGGTATCGGCAAAGGCACGATCTATACCGAATTTAAAAATAAGGAAGAAATGTTGGAAGCGGTGATGGATGACATTTTACAGGAACTCGGGAACATTTTTGAACGGGTAAAACACGAAAGCGAACGATCCATCCTGAAAATGCATCGTGCCTTATATGATACGTTGCAATATCGAAAAGAGCATCAATTGCTGACGCATCTGACCGAAGAAGTCAACGTCCACGGCACGAAAGAAGCGGTCTCCGCGATGCAAAAGGTTGAAGATTTCATTATAAACGCTTTGGAACAGGCCGTCGCCCAAGGGGTGAAGAGAGGGCGTTTACAAGTGATGGACACAGAGATCACAGCCTTCACTATCTACAAATTGTACATCGCGTTTATCGTTGATTGGGAAGAAAAAAAGCGTCCGCTTACGGAAGAAGAATTGTTCCAGGTCTTTGAAAATCACATCTTTAACGGCATCGTCGTTCGATGA
- a CDS encoding quaternary amine ABC transporter ATP-binding protein — translation MPTKIKVEHLTKIFGRDPQKALDLVEKGESKDAILEKMGHTVGVYDVSFDVSESEFFVIMGLSGSGKSTLIRCLNMLNRPTAGKVVVNGEDIVPYSKKTLGEFRQNNMAMVFQHFGLFTHRSILTNVAYGLEVKGVGQEEREETAMQVLKTVGLEGWEQKRPSELSGGMQQRVGLARALATDPDILLMDEPFSALDPLIRREMQLELLDIQAKLKKTIIFITHDVNEAFQLGDRVAVMKDGVMEQIGTPEEVLETPKSDYIKEFVKDIDKTKVLQAQNVMLKPSAIVPVGGGAKLAIEEMRNHGISSVFVIGENKKLEGLVTIDDAMKANKENQSLKDIIKSDYHTTDPETYIEELIPIATEAKYPIAVVDIDERLVGYISRVSVLASLV, via the coding sequence ATGCCCACAAAGATTAAAGTTGAACATCTAACCAAAATCTTTGGTCGGGACCCGCAGAAGGCTCTTGACCTAGTGGAAAAAGGGGAGTCCAAGGACGCCATATTGGAAAAAATGGGACATACCGTCGGGGTATATGACGTCTCCTTTGACGTGTCCGAAAGTGAATTTTTCGTTATCATGGGTTTGTCCGGAAGTGGAAAATCCACCTTGATCCGCTGTTTAAATATGTTGAATAGACCGACCGCGGGAAAAGTGGTTGTCAACGGAGAAGACATTGTCCCCTACTCGAAAAAAACGTTAGGTGAATTTAGGCAAAATAATATGGCCATGGTTTTTCAACACTTTGGCTTGTTTACCCATCGATCGATTTTAACGAATGTCGCCTATGGTTTGGAAGTCAAAGGCGTTGGGCAAGAGGAAAGAGAAGAAACCGCTATGCAAGTATTAAAAACCGTTGGGCTTGAAGGTTGGGAGCAAAAAAGACCCAGCGAACTGAGCGGCGGCATGCAGCAGAGGGTCGGCTTGGCCAGGGCTTTGGCTACGGATCCGGATATTCTGCTCATGGATGAACCATTCAGTGCATTGGATCCGTTGATTCGGCGGGAGATGCAATTGGAATTACTGGACATTCAAGCCAAACTGAAAAAGACGATTATTTTTATTACACACGATGTTAACGAGGCGTTTCAACTCGGTGACAGGGTCGCCGTTATGAAGGATGGCGTTATGGAGCAAATCGGTACACCGGAAGAAGTTCTGGAGACGCCGAAAAGCGACTACATTAAAGAATTTGTCAAAGACATTGATAAAACGAAAGTGTTGCAGGCGCAAAATGTCATGTTAAAACCATCGGCCATTGTCCCTGTTGGAGGCGGCGCTAAACTGGCAATTGAGGAAATGAGAAATCATGGGATTTCAAGCGTGTTTGTGATCGGTGAAAACAAAAAACTTGAAGGGCTCGTCACCATCGACGATGCGATGAAAGCCAACAAAGAAAATCAATCACTTAAAGACATTATTAAATCCGATTATCATACGACCGATCCTGAAACGTATATCGAGGAACTAATTCCGATCGCCACGGAAGCCAAGTATCCGATTGCCGTGGTAGACATTGACGAGCGATTAGTGGGTTACATCTCGCGCGTATCGGTGTTGGCATCGCTTGTTTGA